DNA from Luteolibacter yonseiensis:
GGTGCGGCGGGTGGATCCGGATCCGGTGGGACGGACGGATTGGTCGGGAATGCGGGCACGGGAGGTTCGCTCGGTGGCACGGGATTTGCCGGATCGGTTGGCGGAACCGGAGTGACCGGTTCCACAGGCGGCACGGGAAGCGCCGGTGAAGCGGGTGAGAACGGAGCCGCTGGCGGCAATGGCGTTCGGGGTGCCGACGGCGCGGGTGGACTTGTCGGAGCCGATGGGACCGCCGGGGCGAACGGCCTTGCCGGGGCCGACGGAACGAAGGGGGCCGCTGGCAGCGCCGGAACCAAGGGCGCGGATGGCGGGAATGGAGGAAACGGCGGAGCTGGCTACTTGGTTGGTAAAAATGCGGTTTTAACAAATCAGGGTGCCATTGTCGGCGGTGCGGGATCCGTCGGCGCGAATGGTGGTACCGGCGGTGCCGGTGGCGACGGCGGAGCTGGAGGTGCGGGTGGTGCCGGAGGTGTTGGCGGCACCGGCGGTGTCGGTGGAACCGGCGGCAATGGTTCGGCTGGCGAGGCGGGTGGTAATGGCGGCACAGGGGGGAACGGCGGAAATGGCGGCACCGGAGGAACGGGCGGGGTCGGAGGAATCGGAGGAGCCGGCGGCGATGGTGGCACCGGCGGTACTGGCGGCGGCGGCGGAGCCGGCGGAAACGGCAGCGCGGGCGGAAACGGCGGCACCGGAGGAACGGGTGGCGTGGGCGGTGCCGGAGGTGACAGCATTGGCGGACACGGGGGGAATGGAGGAAACGGCAAGAGTGGTGATGCGGGCGATGACGCGGTCCCCGGATCAGGAGGAAGTGGTGTGGATGGTGCGAGCGGCGGAAATGGTGGAAATGGGGGTAACGGCGGAAAAGGTGGCGTCGCTGGCAACGGTGGTGCCGGAGGCGTCGGCGGGACTGGCGGCAACGGCGGCAAGGGAGGGGACGCGGGCAATGGCGGCTTGGGCGGAACGGGAGGCATCGGTGGCCAGGGCGGAATCGGTGGTGCCGGCGGCATCGGAGGAACGGGAGGAATCGGCGGTCACGGCGGAAATGCCGGGAACGGAGGAAACGGTGCGAATGGCGGTAACGGCGGCAGCGGGGCCAACGGAGGCTCCGGCGGAGCGGGCGGTATCGGTGGTCGCGCCGGAAACGGTGCCTCGGGAGGCGACGCGGGCAACGGTGGTGCCGGAGGAAATGGCGGGAATGGCGGGAATGGCGGCGTGGGAGTTGCTCTGGACAAAGGGGCGACATTGCGGAATTTCGGAACGATCTCCGGTGGCATCGGTGGTGTCGCAGGACTTGGTGCGGGTGGTGGCTTGGCTGGCAAGGCGGGGGCTGGCGGTGCGGGTGGCATCGGCGGAGCTCTCGGAGCCGGAGGCGCGGGTGGAATAGGAGGAACCGCGGGTGCCGGCGGCGTCGGTGGTCTGGGAGGAAGCGCGGGAAGTTCGGGTTCCGGTGGGCTGGGCGGAGCCGGAGGGCTCGGCGGCGGCGGCGGTCTCGCGGGGACGGGCGGTTCCGGGGGAACCGGCGGTTCCGGGGGCACCGGAGGTACCGGCGGCACGGGAGGAAACGCAGGCGGTGGCGGTGCCGGAGGCCTTGGTGGCACCGGAGGAACCAGTGCTGGCGGATCCGGAGGCAAGGGCGGTCTCGCGGGAACCGGAGGCAAGGGAGGAGCGGGAGATGATCCCGGAGAGGATGGGGAAGATGGCGTGGACGGAGTGGCGGGAACCAACGGCACGAGCGGAACCGCAGGCACTCAAGGCGGTCATGGAATTTCAGGGGGAACCGGCAACGCCGGTACCGCGGGAACCAATGGAACGTCAGGCACGAATGGAGCCAACGGAGTCAAAGGTGCGGATGGCCTGGCCGGTATGGCGGGTAGCCAAGGTGTTTCCGGAAACAGCGGAGCCGACGGACTCGCGGGCGCGACCGCCAGTGCGGGAACCACAGGCCTGGCGGGCGGCTCGGGTAGCAACGGAGCCGTCGGTACCAAGGGGCTCGACGGCGCCAACGGACAATCCGGAACTGCGGGAAACGCGGGGGCTGCCGGAACGAACGGAGCATCCGGCACGGCGGGCGGAACCGGTCTCGGCGGTGTGGGTATCGTCGCCAACGGAAACACCACCGTCATCAACGACGGCACCATTTCGGGCGGGCTTTCAGCCGACGGCCTGACCCGGGCGAATGCGATTGAATTCACGGGAGGAGGGAACCGTTTGGAAATTCACGCCGTCTCTTTCATCAACGGCAAGGTGGTCGCCTCTCAAACCGGTTCCGGATTGAATGCCGGTCCTGCGGCGGTCGGTGCCGCGAGCGGCGTTGGAGGAGACACACTCGCCCTCGGCGGAGATATCAACGATACTTTCGACATTTCAAAAATCGGCGACCAATTCGTCAATTTCAGCCAGTTCGAAAAAACGGGAGACAGCACTTGGACGCTCACCGGAACGACCGGCGAGGTCACTCCTTGGAAACTCGCCGGAGGCATCCTGTCGGTTTCCGAGGAAGGGAATCTCGGCGATGCCGCGGGTGGACTGACCTTTGACGGTGGCACGCTGCGGATCACCGGAACCACCTATGACACCACCGGTCGCACGATCACACTGGCGGATGGAGGGGCGGGTCTCGATATTGCCAATCCTTCGCATACCTTCACCCTCAGCCAATCCATCACCGGCACCGGAGGGCTGACGAAATACGGCGATGGCACCCTGGTCCTCAATGGGATCAACACCTACACCGGCTTGACGAAGATCAGCGATGGCACCTTCATCCTCGGGGATTCCATCGGCAGCAAGAACGCCTTCCTCGGAGGAAGCGTTTCCATCGACCATGGCGGAACCTTCGGCGGCTATGGTAAAATCAACGGAGATCTCGCCAACAACGGCACCATCTCCGCGGGATTCCCCGCGGGCAGCATCGGCAGGATGTCCATCGGCGGCGACTACGTCCAAGGAGTCAATGGAACGCTGGTGGTCGATGTCAACCAGACGACCTTGGAAACAGACAGGCTGGTCGTCGGCGGCACCGCGACATTGGCAGGGGCCATCCACGTCAACGCCGTCGACAACAGCGCCTGGCGGACCTCCCATGTCATCGTCGATGCGGCGGGCGGCGTGACCGGCACATTCAGCACGATCACGGACAATTATGCGAACATCGATGTCGTGGCGACCTACAATTCCAATACCGCGGTCATCGACCTGATCCGGAATGACATCAAGTTCGGTGTGATATCCGGCCGGACCCACAACCAGCACTCGACCGCCGTCGCCTTGGACGGACTTCCCCGGGATGGGGCGATCTATCGGAACATCATCCTCGCCGGTGAGGCGAACATCGGAGATTCCCTCGACCAGCTTTCCGGAGAAATCCATGCGGATGTGGGGTCCGTGTTTCTGGCGTCGGAACGGGTCACCCGTGGAATCCTCGCTGACAACATCCGGGACACCGTCCGCGATTCTCGCGAAAGCGGCGTGAGAAAATCCTATGTCGCCGATTATGGAGACAGCAAATCTTCCGCCGGCGGATCCGCTTCCTCCTTCCGGCAAACCCAGTTCGATTTCTGGGCCGAGGCGGTGGGGGACGAGCTTTCGCTCAAGAGTGACGGCAACGCCGCCGCCACGGATCAGAACCTCGCGGGTATTTTCGTGGGAGGCAACGCGATGCTGGGCGGTGGTTGGGAAGCGGGAGGAGCTTATGGATATTCCGGAGCGGATATCAGTGTGAACGGCCGCAACTCCAGCGCGGATGTCACGAACAACACGCTGGGTCTCACTCTCGGCA
Protein-coding regions in this window:
- a CDS encoding autotransporter outer membrane beta-barrel domain-containing protein, yielding MKLYRHNIFAANILSALTIGGGCLMPTGMAQNGSAGTSGNVLAQGQTGLNAGVVTGGVGGAGNTGVSGLAGGIGGAGAKGNDGAAGANGSNGTTGANGVTISQAQNGANGTTGKNGSAGATGTAGSAGTKGESGATGTTGTTGVVGLDGASLGVTGHGTNGSVGTTGTAGLSAVGANGLTGANGPNGTKGTNGGLAATGGNGAAGGSGSGGTDGLVGNAGTGGSLGGTGFAGSVGGTGVTGSTGGTGSAGEAGENGAAGGNGVRGADGAGGLVGADGTAGANGLAGADGTKGAAGSAGTKGADGGNGGNGGAGYLVGKNAVLTNQGAIVGGAGSVGANGGTGGAGGDGGAGGAGGAGGVGGTGGVGGTGGNGSAGEAGGNGGTGGNGGNGGTGGTGGVGGIGGAGGDGGTGGTGGGGGAGGNGSAGGNGGTGGTGGVGGAGGDSIGGHGGNGGNGKSGDAGDDAVPGSGGSGVDGASGGNGGNGGNGGKGGVAGNGGAGGVGGTGGNGGKGGDAGNGGLGGTGGIGGQGGIGGAGGIGGTGGIGGHGGNAGNGGNGANGGNGGSGANGGSGGAGGIGGRAGNGASGGDAGNGGAGGNGGNGGNGGVGVALDKGATLRNFGTISGGIGGVAGLGAGGGLAGKAGAGGAGGIGGALGAGGAGGIGGTAGAGGVGGLGGSAGSSGSGGLGGAGGLGGGGGLAGTGGSGGTGGSGGTGGTGGTGGNAGGGGAGGLGGTGGTSAGGSGGKGGLAGTGGKGGAGDDPGEDGEDGVDGVAGTNGTSGTAGTQGGHGISGGTGNAGTAGTNGTSGTNGANGVKGADGLAGMAGSQGVSGNSGADGLAGATASAGTTGLAGGSGSNGAVGTKGLDGANGQSGTAGNAGAAGTNGASGTAGGTGLGGVGIVANGNTTVINDGTISGGLSADGLTRANAIEFTGGGNRLEIHAVSFINGKVVASQTGSGLNAGPAAVGAASGVGGDTLALGGDINDTFDISKIGDQFVNFSQFEKTGDSTWTLTGTTGEVTPWKLAGGILSVSEEGNLGDAAGGLTFDGGTLRITGTTYDTTGRTITLADGGAGLDIANPSHTFTLSQSITGTGGLTKYGDGTLVLNGINTYTGLTKISDGTFILGDSIGSKNAFLGGSVSIDHGGTFGGYGKINGDLANNGTISAGFPAGSIGRMSIGGDYVQGVNGTLVVDVNQTTLETDRLVVGGTATLAGAIHVNAVDNSAWRTSHVIVDAAGGVTGTFSTITDNYANIDVVATYNSNTAVIDLIRNDIKFGVISGRTHNQHSTAVALDGLPRDGAIYRNIILAGEANIGDSLDQLSGEIHADVGSVFLASERVTRGILADNIRDTVRDSRESGVRKSYVADYGDSKSSAGGSASSFRQTQFDFWAEAVGDELSLKSDGNAAATDQNLAGIFVGGNAMLGGGWEAGGAYGYSGADISVNGRNSSADVTNNTLGLTLGKSWEVAEDVVSFFIGGAYTRSGVDSERHVSVGNLNETLTADYDVDTAQIFAEVAYQMTLARRSSIEPFLGLGYTSVDGDDYRESGGVTALSGGGMGGDQINTTLGLRFRQDFELRTLPAWFHASAGWLHNFGDEGGAVSNSFIGGTPFNIRGASIDRDMGTIDAGVGVKLNDSMTVGTSYLGSFSESFQENTYRVGLDWKF